A stretch of the Ptychodera flava strain L36383 chromosome 18, AS_Pfla_20210202, whole genome shotgun sequence genome encodes the following:
- the LOC139116763 gene encoding ras suppressor protein 1-like: protein MAKSLKKQVEEAKEHGQEELDLCEKGISNIMDVPGLLSLKHLTRLTLSHTKITVVPPSIVELHNLESLNLFNNHIEEIPVNLSSMPNLKILNLGVNRLYNLPRGFGAFPKLEVLDLMYNNLNEQSLPGNFFLMEALRALYLSDNDFETLPGDIRQLQRLEILALRDNDLISLPKEIGELQRLKELHIQGNRLTVLPPELGNLDLVGERRLFKGENNPWAPPIADQFQAGIGHVFDYIRSDTYKYLYGRHVQAEAAPPPKTIDKSKKISRKGTGSKK, encoded by the exons atggcGAAATCTCTGAAAAAGCAAGTCGAGGAGGCAAAAGAACATGGCCAAGAGGAACTGGATCTTTGTGAAAAGGGCATTTCAAACATTATGGATGTACCAGGACTGT TGTCACTGAAGCATTTGACAAGGCTTACACTCAGTCACACAA AAATTACAGTGGTTCCTCCAAGCATTGTGGAGTTGCACAACCTAGAGTCCTTAAATTTATTCAATAACCATATTGAAGAAATCCCAGTGAACCTCAGTTCCATGCCAAATCTGAAAATTCTCAACCTTGG GGTCAATAGGCTGTATAATCTCCCTAGAGGTTTTGGTGCATTCCCTAAACTGGAGGTTTTAGATCTCATGTATAATAATCTCAATGAACAGAGCTTGCCTGGAAACTTTTTCCTCATGG AGGCACTTAGAGCCCTTTATCTCAGTGATAATGACTTTGAAACTTTACCTGGAGATATTAGACAGCTTCAGAGGCTGGAAATT CTTGCACTGAGGGATAATGATCTGATATCCTTACCAAAGGAGATTGGAGAGCTTCAGAGATTGAAAGAACTTCACATCCAAGGCAACAGATTGACTGTACTGCCCCCAGAACTTG GTAATCTTGACCTTGTCGGTGAAAGACGTCTTTTCAAAGGGGAGAACAACCCCTGGGCTCCACCAATCGCTGATCAGTTCCAGGCCGGAATTGGACATGTCTTTGATTACATCAGATCAGATACCTATAAATA TTTGTACGGCAGACATGTACAAGCAGAGGCTGCCCCTCCACCCAAGACAATTGATAAATCCAAGAAAATCAGTCGTAAAGGAACTGGTtccaaaaagtaa